A window of the Parabacteroides merdae ATCC 43184 genome harbors these coding sequences:
- a CDS encoding DUF5989 family protein, whose amino-acid sequence MDTLKDLLLFIKERKKWWLLPVLIFLLLIGLLLISTSNTVIAPFIYTLF is encoded by the coding sequence ATGGACACATTGAAAGACTTACTACTTTTTATAAAAGAACGAAAAAAATGGTGGTTGCTACCTGTATTAATATTCTTGCTATTGATTGGCTTGTTGCTAATCTCTACAAGCAATACAGTGATTGCCCCCTTTATTTACACTCTATTTTGA
- a CDS encoding DUF6057 family protein — MKQLHTFSYGLLPFVLFTVILYAFFYNHHLLFAEQLRLFEWNKDYFNEIVYNPGGLSAYIGEFFTQFYHLNHFGGWILGAGVGLTGILYRNLICHWKIGGNVSWELIPITSLVFFYLNPNASLGLIFGLLITLLLARITLHEKEGKRKRLLILINLPICYFFTGIGCYLYLILIFLDEVFSKKKHSLLAWILYTLVTILLPILTYYKFDINETQAWIGIACFITQDLLHPLGIVITSFLISPLLAYGTYHLLQRLTDKKRFALNLLMAFFAIGIILSQLKNEDERLYQLHYLITHEKWDEAITFMQKKPVQNVLMSSYTNIALLHQQRLSKELFSYFQVAHVNEFWSSNHLLNYLTAETYFQLDMLYAARAYMFMANTQTPSGRSPLYLTRLAEIEYRRGKRAASLKYVALLESTLFYKDWAYKFRQKMNTDSSTKKSQLSPKTNKLFLAKEMLFNVEQFETQAGANNQKVIDFLLAKYMLNNQYNAFIQLAARTHLTIHSSKHYQEFLLMYAYLLKDNSLISKWQIEQTVIERFYRYLQINQSGKSPEEIQELLCPYKDTYWYYVQYNKKQI; from the coding sequence ATGAAACAACTTCATACATTTTCCTACGGGCTACTACCATTCGTCCTATTTACAGTAATCCTTTATGCCTTTTTCTATAATCATCATCTGCTCTTTGCCGAGCAGTTACGATTGTTTGAATGGAACAAAGACTATTTCAACGAAATAGTTTATAATCCAGGAGGATTATCTGCCTATATAGGGGAGTTTTTCACACAGTTTTATCATTTAAATCATTTTGGGGGATGGATTTTAGGAGCCGGAGTCGGACTAACCGGTATATTATATCGCAACCTGATCTGCCATTGGAAAATTGGAGGAAATGTCTCATGGGAACTGATTCCTATCACTTCACTGGTTTTCTTCTATTTAAACCCTAACGCATCATTGGGACTCATTTTTGGACTTCTGATTACCCTTTTACTTGCAAGAATAACTCTTCATGAAAAGGAAGGCAAACGCAAAAGACTTCTGATCCTAATCAACTTACCGATTTGCTATTTCTTTACTGGAATAGGCTGTTATTTATATCTTATTCTCATCTTCCTCGATGAAGTTTTTTCGAAGAAAAAACACTCACTTCTTGCTTGGATTCTATATACACTCGTTACAATCCTACTGCCTATCTTAACTTATTATAAATTCGACATCAATGAAACACAAGCTTGGATAGGTATAGCTTGTTTTATTACACAAGACTTACTTCATCCACTTGGTATCGTTATCACTTCATTTTTAATATCTCCCTTATTAGCTTACGGGACATATCATCTTTTACAGCGATTAACAGACAAAAAACGATTCGCTTTAAATCTGCTCATGGCTTTCTTCGCTATCGGGATCATCTTAAGCCAACTCAAAAATGAGGATGAACGACTTTATCAACTACATTATCTAATCACCCACGAAAAATGGGACGAAGCGATTACCTTCATGCAAAAAAAGCCTGTCCAAAATGTTCTGATGTCCTCCTATACCAACATTGCCCTGCTTCATCAGCAACGTCTTTCAAAAGAGCTATTCTCGTATTTCCAAGTAGCTCATGTCAACGAATTTTGGTCTTCCAACCATCTATTAAATTATCTGACTGCTGAGACTTATTTTCAGCTAGATATGCTCTATGCTGCCAGAGCCTATATGTTCATGGCGAACACGCAAACTCCATCCGGACGTTCCCCGCTCTATCTGACACGATTGGCGGAGATCGAATACAGAAGGGGAAAACGGGCTGCCAGCCTCAAATATGTGGCCTTACTGGAGTCTACCTTATTCTACAAAGACTGGGCTTACAAATTTAGGCAAAAGATGAACACAGACTCCTCGACAAAAAAAAGTCAACTTTCACCCAAAACCAATAAGCTTTTTCTTGCCAAAGAGATGCTTTTCAACGTGGAACAATTTGAGACACAAGCAGGAGCCAACAATCAAAAAGTCATCGATTTCCTGCTAGCAAAATATATGCTCAACAATCAATATAACGCATTTATCCAATTAGCCGCCCGGACTCATCTCACAATACATAGTAGCAAGCATTATCAAGAGTTTTTGCTAATGTATGCTTATCTACTGAAAGATAACTCATTGATTTCAAAATGGCAAATTGAACAAACTGTAATAGAGCGTTTCTACCGATATTTACAAATCAACCAGTCGGGAAAATCTCCGGAAGAAATCCAGGAATTACTATGCCCCTATAAAGACACCTATTGGTATTACGTACAATATAATAAAAAACAAATATGA
- a CDS encoding TolB family protein: MRLNIFYILLIALCGLYGCKNHQQPIIKENLNILPTIYPEYQGALLPVNIAPLNFKIQDEGDEWMIQIQGKGNPITITAHDAVEIPIKRWRQLLHQNQGGSLSITVSSRKKGEWYQYSPFTWDVSTDSIDSHLAYRLIEPTYANWNSMAICQRELSSFKETEIISNKKSGQNCINCHTFNQGNPNEMVMHMRKINAGTILIQGGACQKLNTKTPHTISNFVYPDWHPSGKQIAFSTNLTQMSFYDAHPKIIEVYDTQSDIVLYDISKNEVYTSPLLANANKLENFPFFSPDGKQLYFCTCDRIDSLPQQFSNIKYRICSIGFDPQNNQFSKQVDTLIDLTNAGKSVTLPSISPDGQFIACSAAPHGCFSSWIPESDLYLYNTKTKKLIAATEWNSPEAESCTTWSSNSRWVIFSSRREDGIYNRLYIAHIDSVGNLSKPFLLPQRDPTYNQRNLKAYNLPRLIKGKVTISPITIGRCAEAKGKKSVRFSKHSYKPLINEATENHSEIN; the protein is encoded by the coding sequence ATGAGACTTAACATTTTTTACATACTTCTAATCGCCTTATGTGGCCTCTATGGATGCAAAAATCATCAACAACCAATCATTAAAGAAAATCTTAACATACTCCCAACAATTTATCCGGAGTATCAAGGTGCTCTTTTGCCCGTCAATATTGCTCCTTTGAATTTTAAGATACAAGATGAGGGTGATGAATGGATGATCCAGATTCAAGGGAAAGGAAATCCGATCACGATTACGGCGCATGACGCAGTAGAGATTCCGATTAAACGCTGGCGACAATTACTTCATCAAAATCAAGGAGGGAGCTTAAGTATCACCGTATCCAGTCGAAAAAAAGGAGAATGGTATCAATATTCTCCCTTCACGTGGGATGTATCCACTGATTCCATTGATAGTCACTTAGCCTATCGTTTAATAGAACCGACCTATGCGAATTGGAACAGTATGGCCATTTGTCAACGTGAACTATCTTCTTTCAAGGAAACGGAAATCATATCAAACAAAAAAAGCGGGCAGAACTGCATCAATTGTCATACCTTTAACCAAGGAAACCCGAATGAAATGGTCATGCACATGCGCAAAATAAATGCGGGAACGATTCTGATACAAGGAGGAGCATGTCAAAAACTCAACACAAAGACTCCTCATACGATTTCCAATTTCGTTTATCCGGATTGGCATCCTTCTGGCAAACAGATTGCATTCTCTACAAACCTAACCCAAATGTCTTTCTACGATGCACACCCTAAAATCATCGAAGTATACGATACGCAATCCGATATAGTTTTGTATGATATTTCCAAAAACGAAGTCTATACCAGTCCCCTTTTAGCCAATGCAAACAAACTAGAAAATTTTCCATTCTTTTCACCAGATGGGAAACAGCTCTATTTTTGTACGTGTGACCGGATAGATAGTTTGCCTCAACAATTCTCTAATATAAAATATCGTATCTGTAGTATTGGTTTTGATCCCCAAAATAATCAATTCAGCAAGCAGGTAGACACTCTCATTGACTTAACAAATGCAGGTAAAAGCGTAACCCTCCCCAGCATTTCACCTGATGGACAGTTTATTGCCTGTTCTGCCGCCCCTCATGGGTGCTTCTCCAGCTGGATCCCCGAATCAGATCTCTATCTATATAACACAAAAACTAAGAAATTGATAGCTGCGACTGAGTGGAATAGCCCGGAAGCAGAAAGCTGTACAACATGGTCCTCTAACAGCCGTTGGGTTATCTTCAGCAGCCGACGGGAGGATGGCATTTATAACCGACTCTATATCGCTCATATTGATTCTGTAGGAAACTTAAGCAAACCTTTCCTACTTCCACAGAGAGATCCTACTTACAACCAACGCAACCTAAAGGCTTATAATCTGCCTCGCCTTATCAAAGGCAAAGTGACGATTTCACCAATTACAATTGGGAGATGTGCTGAAGCAAAAGGCAAAAAATCGGTCCGATTTAGCAAACATTCTTATAAACCGCTTATCAACGAAGCGACAGAGAATCACAGTGAAATCAATTAA
- a CDS encoding efflux RND transporter periplasmic adaptor subunit — translation MTKRVKWSVTAAIVLMIAGMIAYPQIKSRMKASKDAAEVVPPAGSQVRKQVLNINAEVLKYQSLTDKTIVTGSTIPDEEVDLSFESSGKIVAIYFTEGTHVKAGDLLAKINDKPLQAELKKLEAQVPLAKDRVYRQHTLLEKDAVSQEAYEQVATEYEKLMADIELVKANIAQTELRAPFDGIIGLRNVSEGAYASPSTVITKLTKISPLKIEFSVPERYSADIKDGTPIVFRMNTSVGMMQDYKATVYAVESKIDEATRSLKVRATYPNRDESIVPGRYTSVEITRRDIKDALAIPSEALIPEMGKNIVYLYKNGVAEPAEIILGLRTESQVQVLKGLSVGDTVITSGVMQLRTGMKVSIDNLK, via the coding sequence ATGACGAAGAGAGTGAAGTGGAGCGTGACGGCCGCAATTGTTTTGATGATTGCCGGAATGATCGCTTACCCGCAGATTAAAAGCCGTATGAAGGCATCCAAAGATGCAGCCGAAGTGGTTCCGCCAGCCGGAAGCCAAGTTCGGAAACAAGTTTTGAACATTAACGCGGAAGTGCTGAAATATCAGTCCCTTACCGACAAGACCATTGTAACCGGCAGTACGATCCCGGATGAGGAGGTAGACCTCTCGTTCGAATCGTCGGGCAAGATCGTGGCCATCTATTTTACGGAAGGTACGCATGTGAAAGCCGGTGACCTGCTTGCCAAGATCAATGACAAACCGTTACAGGCGGAACTGAAGAAGTTGGAAGCGCAAGTGCCTTTAGCCAAGGATCGCGTGTACCGCCAGCATACGCTTTTGGAAAAGGACGCGGTCAGTCAGGAGGCTTATGAACAAGTGGCTACCGAATATGAAAAGCTGATGGCGGACATCGAACTGGTAAAAGCCAATATTGCCCAGACCGAGCTCCGGGCGCCGTTCGACGGGATTATCGGCCTTCGTAATGTCAGCGAAGGAGCCTATGCCTCCCCCTCGACAGTTATCACCAAGCTGACAAAAATATCTCCCTTGAAAATCGAGTTCTCCGTTCCTGAACGCTACTCTGCCGACATCAAGGACGGTACGCCGATCGTATTCAGAATGAACACGTCCGTCGGCATGATGCAAGACTACAAAGCGACCGTTTATGCAGTAGAAAGCAAGATCGACGAGGCAACCCGCTCGCTGAAAGTGCGTGCAACCTATCCGAACCGGGACGAGTCGATCGTGCCGGGACGCTATACATCTGTCGAAATTACCCGCCGTGACATAAAAGACGCATTGGCGATCCCCAGCGAGGCACTGATCCCGGAAATGGGAAAGAACATCGTCTACCTGTATAAGAATGGCGTGGCCGAACCTGCCGAAATTATCTTAGGACTCCGCACGGAAAGCCAGGTCCAGGTATTGAAAGGGCTGAGCGTAGGTGATACGGTGATTACTTCCGGCGTGATGCAGCTTCGGACGGGAATGAAAGTGTCGATTGATAACCTGAAGTAA
- a CDS encoding efflux RND transporter permease subunit yields the protein MANISEISIKRPVLSTVMTIILLLFGMIGYKFLGVREFPSVDNPIISVNVTYPGANAEVIMNQITEPLEQNINGIPGIRSLSSVSSQGSCRITVEFELSVDLETAANDVRDKVSRAQRYLPRDCDPPTVSKADADATPIMQIGIRSSKRSLMELSEIAELTVKERLQTIPNVSGVDIWGQKRYSMRLWLDPIKMAGYGITPLDVKNAVDAENVELPSGSIEGNTIDLSIRTLGLMHTATEFNDLIIKRDGDNIIRFQDVGRAEVSPEDLRSVMRKNGEPMVIDVIIPQPGANQIEIADEAYKRIEQLKKDLPEDVTVEMVYDNTRFIRASIAEVEETIYVAFLLVVLIIFLFLRDWRVTLVPVVVIPVSLVGAFFVMYVSGFSINVLTMLAVVLSVGLVVDDAIVMAENIYVRIEQGMEPKEAGIDGAKEIFFAVVSTTVTLVSVFLPIVFMEGMTGRLFKEFSIVIAGSVTISSFVALTFTPMLATKLLRKRENKGWLYTKTEPFFEGMNNIYAKSLNAFLNHKWWSIPIVVILFGSIGYFWRTIRSELSPLEDRSSISINIRAQEGATFEFIRDFTDQVAAMADTLAPERQALTVRANNSNGYITVLLPDIKDRERSQMEIADVLSKNVRGKTEARAFVQQQSTFGGRRAGMPVQYVLQATSLEKLQEYLPAFMQKVSESPVFQMADVNLKFTKPEARIEINRDKASSLGVSTRTIAQTLQYALSGQRMGYFYMNGKQYQILGEINRQQRNTPLDLKSIYVRSDAGEMIQLDNLVTLKEDVAPPQLYRYNRFVSATVSSGLNKGYTIGDGLDEMDRIASETLDNSFRTALSGESKEFRESSSSLMFAMILALFMIYLVLAAQFESFKDPLVVMFTVPLAIAGALIFMSYSDITMNIFSQIGIIMLIGLVAKNGILIVEFANQRQEAGLSMAEAIRSASTQRLRPILMTSISTILGLVPLVYASGEGAQGRIAMGIAVVGGMIVSTFLTLFIVPAMYSFISTDRQSKINNQELKIKK from the coding sequence ATGGCGAATATTTCCGAAATAAGCATAAAGAGACCGGTACTCTCGACCGTGATGACGATCATCCTTCTGTTGTTCGGGATGATCGGTTATAAGTTCTTAGGGGTCCGTGAGTTTCCGAGTGTGGACAACCCGATCATTTCGGTCAACGTAACCTATCCGGGAGCCAATGCCGAAGTAATCATGAACCAGATTACGGAGCCGCTCGAACAGAATATCAACGGTATTCCCGGCATTCGTTCGCTGAGCAGTGTCAGCAGTCAGGGAAGTTGCCGTATCACGGTAGAGTTTGAACTGTCTGTCGACCTGGAAACGGCGGCCAACGACGTGCGCGACAAAGTTTCGCGTGCCCAGCGTTACCTGCCGCGCGACTGCGACCCGCCGACGGTATCGAAAGCGGATGCCGATGCTACCCCGATCATGCAGATCGGTATCCGAAGCAGCAAACGCTCGTTGATGGAACTGAGTGAAATTGCCGAACTGACAGTGAAGGAACGGCTTCAGACCATTCCGAACGTGAGTGGCGTGGACATCTGGGGACAGAAACGCTACTCCATGCGCCTGTGGCTGGACCCGATCAAAATGGCCGGCTACGGAATTACTCCGTTGGATGTGAAGAACGCAGTGGACGCCGAAAACGTCGAGCTTCCTTCCGGGAGCATTGAAGGAAACACGATCGACTTGTCTATCCGTACGTTAGGACTGATGCACACGGCAACGGAATTCAATGATTTGATCATCAAGCGTGACGGCGACAATATCATCCGCTTCCAAGACGTAGGGCGAGCCGAGGTGAGCCCGGAAGACTTGCGAAGCGTGATGCGCAAGAACGGCGAACCGATGGTTATCGACGTCATCATCCCGCAGCCGGGCGCCAACCAGATCGAAATTGCCGATGAGGCATACAAACGTATCGAGCAATTGAAAAAAGACCTGCCGGAAGACGTAACGGTCGAAATGGTGTACGACAATACACGCTTTATCCGGGCCTCCATCGCGGAGGTCGAAGAAACCATCTATGTGGCATTCCTGCTCGTGGTGCTGATCATCTTCCTGTTCCTGCGCGACTGGCGCGTGACGCTTGTCCCGGTGGTCGTTATCCCCGTATCATTGGTCGGGGCATTCTTTGTGATGTATGTCTCCGGCTTCTCCATCAATGTGCTGACAATGTTGGCGGTAGTGCTCTCGGTCGGACTGGTGGTGGACGACGCGATCGTGATGGCGGAGAACATCTACGTCCGCATCGAGCAGGGAATGGAACCGAAAGAGGCCGGTATAGACGGGGCGAAAGAGATATTCTTCGCCGTCGTGTCTACGACGGTAACACTCGTGTCCGTGTTCCTCCCGATTGTCTTTATGGAAGGTATGACGGGACGCTTGTTCAAGGAGTTCAGTATCGTGATCGCCGGTTCCGTAACGATATCTTCCTTTGTGGCTTTGACCTTTACGCCGATGTTGGCGACCAAGCTGCTGAGAAAACGCGAAAACAAAGGCTGGTTGTACACAAAGACGGAACCGTTCTTCGAAGGCATGAACAATATCTATGCAAAGTCGCTGAACGCGTTCCTGAACCACAAGTGGTGGTCCATACCGATTGTCGTGATCCTTTTCGGCTCCATCGGCTATTTCTGGCGAACCATCCGCTCCGAACTTTCTCCATTGGAAGACCGTTCATCCATTTCGATCAATATACGTGCACAGGAAGGAGCTACCTTCGAGTTCATCCGCGACTTTACGGACCAAGTGGCCGCCATGGCCGACACGTTGGCTCCCGAGCGGCAAGCCCTAACGGTTCGTGCGAATAACAGCAACGGATACATCACCGTTTTACTTCCCGACATCAAAGATCGCGAACGTTCGCAGATGGAGATTGCCGATGTGCTGTCAAAGAATGTACGGGGCAAGACAGAAGCACGTGCTTTCGTCCAGCAGCAATCCACTTTCGGAGGACGTCGCGCAGGTATGCCCGTTCAATATGTTTTACAAGCGACCAGCCTGGAGAAGCTACAGGAGTATTTGCCCGCCTTTATGCAGAAGGTAAGCGAAAGCCCGGTGTTCCAGATGGCAGACGTGAACCTGAAGTTTACGAAACCCGAAGCCCGTATCGAGATCAACCGCGACAAAGCTTCTTCATTGGGCGTCAGCACCCGCACGATTGCCCAGACACTACAATATGCATTGAGCGGCCAGCGTATGGGATATTTTTACATGAACGGGAAACAGTATCAGATATTGGGCGAAATCAACCGCCAGCAGCGCAACACGCCGTTGGACCTGAAATCCATTTATGTCCGCAGCGATGCAGGAGAGATGATCCAACTGGACAACCTCGTCACGTTGAAAGAAGACGTTGCCCCTCCTCAGCTGTACCGTTACAACCGCTTTGTGTCGGCAACGGTTTCCAGCGGACTCAACAAAGGTTATACGATCGGTGACGGCCTGGACGAAATGGACCGTATCGCCTCGGAGACGCTGGACAACAGTTTCCGCACGGCCCTGTCGGGCGAATCGAAAGAGTTCCGCGAAAGTTCGTCCAGCCTGATGTTTGCCATGATCCTCGCACTGTTCATGATCTATCTGGTCCTGGCCGCGCAGTTCGAGAGTTTCAAAGACCCGTTGGTCGTGATGTTCACGGTTCCGCTGGCTATTGCAGGGGCGTTGATCTTTATGAGCTATTCAGATATAACCATGAATATATTCAGTCAGATCGGTATCATCATGCTGATCGGTCTGGTGGCGAAAAACGGTATTTTGATCGTAGAGTTTGCCAACCAGCGCCAGGAAGCGGGACTGAGCATGGCGGAAGCGATCCGTTCGGCTTCCACACAACGTCTGCGGCCGATCCTGATGACCAGTATTTCGACGATCTTAGGATTGGTTCCGCTCGTATATGCTTCGGGCGAAGGGGCACAAGGACGTATCGCGATGGGTATCGCCGTAGTGGGCGGTATGATCGTTTCGACATTCCTTACCCTGTTTATCGTCCCGGCGATGTACAGCTTTATTTCCACGGACAGACAATCGAAAATTAATAATCAAGAATTAAAAATTAAGAAATAA
- a CDS encoding TolC family protein → MKRFLLLICIAFTVVPAEAQRVFSLDDCIQTGLERNYSIRIIRNEQQISDNNATPGNAGYLPTVDLSSGFSGTLNNNNNKLSDGTTEKTNGIHNETADIGLNVNWTVFDGLGIQATYEKLKELQNLGELNTRMTIEDFVADLSSEYYNLIRQKIRLRNLRSTLELSRERLRIVEERYYIGSMSRLDLQQAQVDFNADSSNVLNQLEQVHTSRIRLNRLMALEDVEEQVLIKDSLITPNPFLDEVELWKSTLTSNSSLLIAKKNQVISELDYKKIKSRNYPYVKLNAGYGYTANWYEVGTTDLQRRLGLNYGVTVGINVFDGFNRKREQRNARIQIQNQELRTQELELGLRADMSNFWMAYRNNLDLWSLEKENLVAAQENYRIAIDRYKLGDLSGIELREAQNSLLEAEERQSIAEYSTKICEISLLQLSGKIMDMFHEND, encoded by the coding sequence ATGAAGAGGTTTCTTTTATTAATATGTATAGCATTTACGGTCGTCCCGGCCGAGGCGCAACGGGTGTTCAGCCTGGACGACTGCATCCAGACCGGATTGGAACGCAATTATTCCATCCGCATCATCCGTAACGAACAGCAGATCAGCGACAACAACGCCACTCCCGGCAATGCCGGCTACCTGCCGACCGTCGACCTGAGCAGTGGTTTTAGCGGCACGCTTAACAATAACAATAACAAGTTGTCCGACGGAACGACAGAAAAAACGAACGGCATCCACAACGAGACGGCAGACATCGGCCTGAATGTGAACTGGACCGTCTTCGACGGATTAGGCATACAGGCCACTTACGAAAAACTGAAAGAGTTACAGAACTTGGGAGAATTGAACACCCGAATGACAATCGAGGATTTCGTTGCCGACCTTTCGAGCGAATACTACAACCTGATCCGCCAGAAGATCCGCCTCCGCAACCTCCGTTCCACGCTCGAACTGTCCCGCGAACGTCTGCGTATCGTGGAAGAGCGGTATTATATCGGCTCGATGTCCCGCCTGGACCTCCAACAAGCGCAAGTCGACTTCAATGCCGACAGCTCCAACGTCCTGAACCAGTTGGAACAAGTGCATACTTCACGTATCCGCCTGAACCGGCTGATGGCATTGGAGGATGTGGAGGAACAAGTACTGATCAAGGACTCCCTGATTACCCCCAACCCGTTTTTAGATGAAGTGGAACTATGGAAAAGCACGCTTACCTCCAATTCATCTCTGCTGATCGCCAAGAAGAACCAGGTGATTTCCGAGTTGGACTACAAAAAGATCAAGAGCCGTAACTATCCGTATGTCAAATTGAATGCCGGATACGGCTACACGGCGAACTGGTACGAGGTAGGAACGACCGACCTCCAGCGCCGCCTCGGCCTCAACTACGGGGTGACGGTCGGCATCAACGTATTCGACGGTTTCAACCGGAAACGCGAACAACGGAATGCCCGGATACAGATTCAGAACCAAGAATTGCGCACACAAGAACTCGAACTGGGATTGCGGGCCGATATGAGCAACTTCTGGATGGCTTATCGCAACAACCTGGACTTGTGGAGCCTGGAAAAAGAGAACTTGGTCGCGGCACAGGAAAACTACCGGATTGCGATCGACCGCTATAAACTGGGCGACCTGTCCGGTATCGAATTGCGTGAAGCCCAGAACAGCCTGCTCGAAGCGGAAGAGCGCCAGTCCATCGCCGAATACTCCACCAAGATATGCGAAATCTCCCTTTTGCAGCTTAGCGGAAAGATCATGGATATGTTCCATGAAAATGATTAA
- a CDS encoding O-methyltransferase, whose product MRIIPKANTLRKGILLYRGIRYRKGFGVHSPFVFNLITKVIEERCQYYSFYDIELIRKQLLFQDDEITYPDRQQKGKMRRRTIGRIVEREAIRPKHGALLFRLANYFKSKHILQFGPSMGLSTLYLTSYASDLKCIALENVPEFASIARIAFGKAARNPVDLRVGSYKDLLPKALKDMEQLDFVFFNTLYEQQNNSWLFEECLKHVHGDTVFVFEGIKTSRKMREFWREVCCHPEVTVTIDLYSMGIVFFNKKLHKRDYIVYF is encoded by the coding sequence ATGCGCATTATCCCCAAAGCTAATACACTAAGAAAAGGCATACTTTTATACAGAGGCATCCGTTACCGCAAAGGCTTCGGGGTTCATTCCCCCTTTGTCTTCAACCTGATCACGAAAGTGATTGAGGAGCGTTGCCAATACTATAGCTTCTACGACATCGAACTGATCCGCAAGCAGCTGCTTTTCCAAGATGACGAGATCACTTATCCCGACCGCCAGCAAAAGGGGAAGATGCGCCGCCGCACGATCGGCCGGATTGTCGAACGCGAAGCGATACGGCCCAAGCACGGCGCCTTACTTTTCCGTCTTGCCAACTATTTCAAATCAAAACACATCCTTCAGTTCGGCCCTTCCATGGGCCTGTCCACTTTGTATCTGACTTCATATGCATCCGATCTGAAATGTATCGCTCTGGAAAACGTACCGGAGTTTGCCTCCATCGCCCGTATCGCTTTCGGCAAAGCCGCCCGTAACCCGGTCGACCTGCGTGTCGGAAGCTACAAAGATTTACTACCGAAAGCCTTGAAAGACATGGAGCAACTCGATTTTGTCTTTTTCAACACCCTGTATGAGCAGCAAAACAATAGCTGGCTGTTTGAGGAATGCTTGAAACATGTGCACGGCGATACGGTCTTTGTTTTCGAAGGCATCAAAACCAGCCGCAAAATGCGCGAATTCTGGCGGGAAGTATGCTGTCATCCCGAAGTAACGGTGACGATCGACCTGTATTCAATGGGAATCGTGTTTTTCAACAAGAAGTTACACAAGAGGGATTATATCGTCTATTTCTGA
- a CDS encoding cob(I)yrinic acid a,c-diamide adenosyltransferase — translation MKKSIIYTGTGDKGTTSLVGGERVSKAHQRIESYGTVDELNSFIGLLITSLEEKADQDFLLFIQHKLFTIGSYLATDQENTELKVESKVMPETITRIEREIDRLDNELPKMRNFILPGGSRPASLAHVCRTVCRRAERQIYRLAETIPVEEPVLVFINRLSDYLFVLARKECIRNNGKEIIWDYTCI, via the coding sequence ATGAAAAAGAGCATTATATACACAGGGACCGGCGACAAGGGAACCACTTCCTTAGTTGGCGGCGAACGGGTATCGAAAGCGCACCAACGTATCGAAAGCTATGGTACGGTCGACGAACTGAACTCGTTTATCGGGTTGTTGATCACTTCGCTTGAAGAGAAAGCGGATCAGGACTTCCTGCTGTTTATCCAGCACAAGTTGTTTACGATCGGTTCCTATCTGGCAACCGATCAGGAAAACACGGAACTGAAAGTAGAAAGTAAGGTGATGCCGGAAACGATCACCCGTATCGAGCGGGAAATAGACCGCCTGGATAACGAACTGCCCAAGATGCGCAACTTTATTTTGCCGGGAGGAAGCCGCCCGGCCTCTTTGGCACATGTGTGCCGGACAGTCTGCCGACGGGCCGAACGCCAGATCTACCGTTTGGCAGAGACAATTCCGGTTGAAGAACCTGTCCTGGTTTTTATAAACAGATTGTCTGATTATCTGTTTGTTCTGGCACGTAAGGAATGCATACGGAATAATGGCAAAGAAATTATCTGGGATTATACTTGCATCTAA
- a CDS encoding DUF2795 domain-containing protein, with product MYWTLELASKLEDAPWPATKDELIDYAQRSGAPLEVIENLQEMEDEGEIYECMEDIWPDYPSKEDFFFNEEEY from the coding sequence ATGTATTGGACATTAGAGTTAGCTTCAAAACTGGAAGACGCACCCTGGCCTGCAACCAAGGATGAACTGATTGACTATGCACAACGTTCTGGTGCGCCACTGGAAGTGATTGAAAATTTGCAGGAAATGGAAGACGAAGGTGAGATTTATGAATGCATGGAAGATATCTGGCCCGACTATCCAAGTAAAGAAGACTTTTTCTTCAACGAAGAAGAATATTAA